One genomic window of Helicobacter canis includes the following:
- the rpsU gene encoding 30S ribosomal protein S21 codes for MPGIKVKEGESFDEAYRKFKKQTDRNLVVTECRARRFFESKTEKRKKQKINAKKKMLKRLYMLRRYESRL; via the coding sequence ATGCCTGGCATAAAAGTCAAAGAAGGCGAGTCTTTTGACGAAGCGTATAGAAAGTTTAAAAAGCAAACAGACCGGAATCTAGTCGTTACAGAATGTCGCGCTAGAAGGTTTTTTGAAAGCAAAACAGAAAAACGCAAGAAACAAAAGATAAACGCTAAGAAGAAAATGCTTAAACGACTTTATATGTTGAGACGCTATGAGTCAAGACTATAA
- a CDS encoding prephenate dehydrogenase: MQAGIIGLGLIGGSMGLALRESKIFKRILGFDTSALHSRQALSLGLVDECVEFEQIQECDVIFIATPLDGIIATLQKLKPSSPTTTIIDLGGAKKKILDSIPQNIRKNFVAAHPMSGTENYGPNAAEQGLFHNKIVILTDIEQSGEYQVALAKQIFIAIGMRLISMSAIDHDRHVAFISHLPHIISFALANAVLAQEEPQNILALIGGGFKGMSRLAKSSPIMWRDVFAHNKQNLLEAIDHFGKEMLYAEKLVQEDKWDDLIEWMKKANTLHTFL; the protein is encoded by the coding sequence ATGCAAGCTGGGATTATAGGGCTAGGACTTATTGGCGGTAGTATGGGGCTTGCGTTGCGAGAGAGCAAGATTTTCAAGCGGATTTTGGGATTTGATACAAGTGCCTTACATTCTAGGCAAGCTTTATCACTCGGGCTTGTCGATGAGTGTGTAGAATTTGAGCAAATACAAGAATGCGATGTGATCTTTATCGCTACACCGCTTGATGGGATTATCGCTACATTGCAAAAACTCAAGCCTTCTTCTCCCACGACTACGATTATCGATCTAGGCGGGGCAAAGAAAAAGATTTTAGATTCTATCCCCCAAAATATTAGAAAGAATTTTGTCGCTGCTCATCCTATGAGTGGGACAGAAAACTACGGACCAAACGCCGCTGAACAAGGACTTTTCCACAATAAAATCGTAATCCTAACAGATATTGAGCAAAGTGGGGAATACCAAGTCGCTTTGGCAAAGCAGATTTTCATCGCCATTGGTATGAGACTTATTTCTATGTCTGCCATTGACCACGATAGGCATGTCGCTTTCATCTCACATTTGCCTCATATCATCTCCTTTGCATTAGCCAACGCTGTCCTAGCGCAAGAAGAGCCGCAAAATATCCTAGCACTTATTGGAGGGGGATTTAAGGGTATGAGTCGTCTTGCTAAAAGCTCGCCGATAATGTGGCGCGATGTCTTTGCACATAATAAACAAAATCTTCTAGAAGCAATCGACCACTTTGGAAAAGAAATGCTCTATGCTGAAAAACTTGTCCAAGAAGACAAGTGGGACGACCTCATCGAGTGGATGAAAAAGGCAAATACCTTGCACACATTTTTGTAG
- a CDS encoding acyloxyacyl hydrolase, whose product MGIYADFSEKSFADVYALGFYYAQPNTFFRISGRISLELEAFLPIKPPLKRQIIFGAAQDIILPIYKSLYTGIGIGIYIRSNEGDDGRIGSAFTFGERVFAGFYHRLTHKTTIFYECIIKHYSNGNLERPNIGYNYLGLNAGVAF is encoded by the coding sequence TTGGGCATTTATGCAGACTTTAGTGAAAAGAGCTTTGCTGATGTCTATGCGCTTGGATTCTACTATGCCCAGCCTAATACATTCTTCCGTATCAGTGGCAGAATCAGCCTTGAGCTAGAAGCATTTTTGCCCATTAAGCCGCCATTAAAGCGGCAAATCATCTTTGGAGCAGCACAAGACATTATCCTACCGATTTATAAATCCCTATATACAGGCATTGGCATAGGGATTTATATACGATCAAATGAGGGAGATGATGGGAGAATCGGCAGTGCCTTTACCTTTGGGGAGAGAGTTTTTGCAGGATTTTATCACCGGCTTACTCATAAAACTACTATATTTTATGAATGTATCATTAAGCATTATTCAAATGGAAATTTAGAGCGACCAAATATAGGATACAACTACCTTGGATTAAACGCTGGCGTGGCGTTTTAA
- the ruvC gene encoding crossover junction endodeoxyribonuclease RuvC, with the protein MKILGIDPGSRNCGYAIVESTSTLKLAEAGFIKITSRDLQSQILEFVEGIDLILQAHIIDSVAMEGIFYAHNPQSVLKLAQMRGAISLKILQELGNFAEYTPLQVKKTITGKAKADKAQVAFMVKQILGIKQEIKPLDITDAIAVAITHTRTLKSQAKYP; encoded by the coding sequence ATGAAGATTTTAGGTATTGATCCGGGTAGTAGAAATTGCGGCTATGCCATAGTAGAATCCACTTCTACCTTGAAGCTTGCAGAAGCTGGGTTTATAAAGATTACAAGTAGAGATTTGCAGAGTCAAATCCTAGAATTTGTTGAAGGGATAGATTTGATTTTGCAAGCGCATATAATAGATTCTGTGGCTATGGAGGGAATCTTTTATGCTCATAATCCCCAAAGTGTTTTAAAGCTAGCACAAATGCGCGGCGCGATTAGTTTAAAAATTTTGCAAGAGTTGGGGAATTTTGCAGAATACACGCCCCTACAAGTGAAAAAGACCATCACAGGTAAAGCTAAAGCCGATAAAGCACAAGTTGCTTTTATGGTAAAGCAGATTCTAGGTATCAAGCAAGAGATCAAACCTCTTGACATCACAGATGCTATAGCAGTGGCTATAACACACACACGCACACTAAAATCTCAAGCAAAATACCCATAA